The sequence GTAAAATAAAATATTGTTAACTGCTTTTGTCACGCTTTTTTTACTCCAATCTTTATTCCTGTCATCCATTGTGAAAAAAGTTAACGAATCTTGGCAAGGTTTTTTAAAGTGGTATCATGTAAAAAGTTAGGTAAACAACGAACCAAGAAAGGGTATAGCATGTTAACAAAAGGTGAGGAAGCGGAATTGGCCAAACTTATAGAAAAAATGGAATGGCCTTTGCCCCATGATGTTTTCCACGCGCTTGTGAAAAAAATAATCACAGTGCCGGTTGAATTGGCGGTCTTTGACAAGGGAATGGGACGAATTCTACTGCACTACAGGGAAGATGAGGAGTTCAAGGGGTGGCATATGCCGGGTACTGTGGTCAGGGACAACGAAGATGTCAAAGGAGCGATACAACGACTCCTTACGGACGAGTTGGA is a genomic window of bacterium containing:
- a CDS encoding NUDIX domain-containing protein produces the protein MLTKGEEAELAKLIEKMEWPLPHDVFHALVKKIITVPVELAVFDKGMGRILLHYREDEEFKGWHMPGTVVRDNEDVKGAIQRLLTDELELEDNSSVTWPENHGWLEVKRKIGVRHLISLLFSCRMVKDYGGPGDFFEVNRLPNDTLKHHRVLVKEILARMGRGGL